In the genome of Monodelphis domestica isolate mMonDom1 chromosome 2, mMonDom1.pri, whole genome shotgun sequence, one region contains:
- the VANGL2 gene encoding vang-like protein 2: MDTESQYSGYSYKSGHSRSSRKHRDRRDRHRSKSRDGSRGDKSVTIQAPGEPLLDNESTRGDERDDNWGETTTVVTGTSEHSISHDDLTRIAKDMEDSVPLDCSRHLGVVAGATLALLSFLTPLAFLLLPPLLWREELEPCGAACEGLFISVAFKLLILLLGSWALFFRRPKASLPRVFVLRALLMVLVFLLVVSYWLFYGVRILEARERSYQGVVQFAVSLVDALLFVHYLAVVLLELRQLQPQFTLKVVRSTDGASRFYNVGHLSIQRVAVWILEKYYHDFPVYNPALLNLPKSVLAKKVSGFKVYSLGEENSTNNSTGQSRAVIAAAARRRDNSHNEYYYEEAEHERRVRKRRARLVVAVEEAFTHIKRLQEEEQKNPREVMDPREAAQAIFASMARAMQKYLRTTKQQPYHTMESILQHLEFCITHDMTPKAFLERYLAAGPTIQYHKERWLAKQWTLVSEEPVTNGLKDGIVFLLKRQDFSLVVSTKKVPFFKLSEEFVDPKSHKFVMRLQSETSV; encoded by the exons ATGGACACTGAGTCCCAGTACTCTGGTTACTCCTACAAGTCCGGCCACTCCCGAAGCTCTCGGAAGCACAG GGACCGGCGGGACAGACACCGCTCCAAGAGCAGGGATGGAAGCCGAGGGGACAAATCAGTGACAATACAGGCACCTGGAGAGCCTCTGCTGGACAACGAGTCAACCAGAGGGGATGAACGG GACGATAACTGGGGCGAGACAACAACTGTGGTGACAGGCACGTCGGAACACAGCATCTCTCACGATGACCTCACACGCATTGCCAAGGACATGGAGGACAGTGTCCCTCTGGACTGCTCGCGTCACCTGGGCGTGGTGGCCGGTGCTACACTGGCACTGCTCTCCTTTTTAACCCCACTGGCCTTCCTGCTGCTGCCCCCGCTGCTGTGGCGGGAAGAGCTGGAGCCCTGTGGAGCAGCCTGTGAGGGACTCTTCATCTCAGTGGCCTTCAAGCTGCTCATCCTGCTGCTGGGCAGCTGGGCCCTGTTCTTTCGCCGGCCCAAGGCCTCGCTGCCCCGGGTTTTTGTGCTGCGAGCCTTGCTCATGGTGCTTGTCTTTCTGCTCGTGGTCTCCTACTGGCTCTTCTATGGGGTTAGGATTTTGGAGGCGAGGGAACGCAGCTACCAGGGGGTGGTGCAGTTTGCAGTTTCTCTGGTAGATGCCCTGCTCTTTGTGCACTATCTCGCTGTGGTCCTGCTGGAGCTACGCCAACTGCAGCCCCAGTTCACCCTCAAAGTCGTGCGCTCCACGGATGGGGCCAGCCGCTTCTACAATGTTGGCCACCTCAG CATCCAGCGTGTGGCAGTGTGGATCCTGGAGAAGTATTACCATGATTTCCCTGTCTACAACCCTGCCCTCCTCAACCTGCCCAAGTCCGTCCTGGCCAAGAAAGTGTCCGGCTTCAAGGTGTACTCCCTCGGAGAGG AGAACAGCACCAACAATTCTACTGGGCAATCTCGGGCAGTGATTGCAGCAGCAGCTCGGAGGCGGGACAACAGCCACAATGAGTATTATTATGAAGAGGCAGAGCATGAGCGGAGGGTGCGCAAACGCAGAGCCAG ACTGGTGGTAGCAGTGGAAGAGGCCTTCACACACATCAAGAGGTTACAGGAAGAAGAGCAAAAGAATCCAAGGGAGGTGATGGATCCAAGAGAGGCAGCCCAAGCCATTTTTGCCTCCATGGCACGAGCCATGCAAAAGTACCTTCGCACTACTAAGCAGCAGCCCTACCACACCATGGAGAGCATCCTCCAGCACCTGGAGTTCTGTATTACCCATGACATGACACCCAAG gCCTTTCTGGAGCGGTACCTGGCAGCTGGCCCCACCATCCAGTATCACAAGGAGCGCTGGCTGGCTAAACAGTGGACACTGGTGAGCGAAGAGCCAGTGACCAATGGGCTCAAAGATGGCATTGTCTTCCTCCTCAAACGCCAGGACTTCAGCCTGGTGGTCAGCACCAAGAAGGTCCCATTCTTCAAGCTGTCTGAGGAGTTTGTGGACCCTAAATCGCACAAATTTGTCATGAGGTTGCAATCTGAGACCTCTGTGTAA